The Amycolatopsis sp. QT-25 genomic sequence CCAGCAACGGCAGCGGCGCGACGTCGAACCGCAGCTCGCCGTCGTAATCGTCCTCGATCACCAGCATGCCTTCGGCGCGGGCGAGTTCGACCAGTTCGACCCGGCGGGACGCGCTCATCCGGCTGCCGAGCGGATACTGGTGCGCGGGAGAGCAGAACACGGCGCGCACGTCGGCGGGGACGGCGTCCGGGCGCAAGCCCTCCTCGTCGACCGGGATCGGCACGACCCGCATCCCCGCGCGCCGGAACGCCTGCACCGCACGCTGGTAACCCGGCTCCTCGATCGCGACCCGGTCGCCGCGCGAGAGCACCGCGCCCGCGAGTTCGATCACCGCCGCCGTCGTCCCGCCGGTGGCCAGCACCGTTCCGGCCGCGAGGCCGCGGTGGCGCAGGAGGTGCTCGGACACGGCGTCCCGGTACGCGAGCAGGCCGACCCTGTCCTCACGGTAGGTCGGGCGCGGATCGGCGGCGGCCCGCCACGCGCGACGCCAGGCGGCCTTCTCGACACCGTCGGCCCAGGGGACGCCCGGGGTGAGGTCGACCAGTGCGGGCGGTGTGGCGGGCGTGCCGGGCGCGGGACCTTTCGACGGCCTGTCCGCGGGCGGCGTGGTGGTGACATACGTGCCGGAGCCGTGACGGCCCGCGATCCAGCCCTCCGCGTGAAGCTGCTCGTACGCCGCCGACGTCACCGTGCGGCTGACGCCGAGCCTGCTGGCGAGTGCCCTGGTCGAGGGCAGCCTGTCGCCACCGCGCAGATGCCCGTCGCCGGCGGCCGCGCGCAACGCGTCGGCCAGCTGGACCGCGAGCGGGACGAGCGAATCGCGGTCGAGGCTGACCGGCAGGGCGGTGTCGGACATGCTGATCTCCACACTTTCCAGAAGTGGCCTTCTCAAGTATAGGAGAATTGGCCGTTATTACAGGCCACTCTCGTGGGTGAGACTGCTCGCATGTCCACCCCGCTCTCTCCCACCGGCAGGACCACTCTCGGCCGCAAGAAGAACCGCGCGCTCAGCGACCGCTCGGCGCTGTACGCGGTGCTCGACGAAGGCCTGATCTGCCATCTCGGCGTCGTGCGCGACGGCGCCCCGCTGGTCGTCCCGACCGGCTACGGGCGCGACGGGAACACGCTCTATCTGCACGGATCGACCGGCGCCCGGAGCATGCGCGACTCCGACGGCGCCGAGGTCTGCGTCACGGTGACCCTGCTCGACGGCATCGTCTACGCGCGCTCGGTCAACAACCACTCGATGAACTACCGCAGCGCCGTGATCCTGGGCAAGGCGGCCGCGGTCACCGACGCCGACCGCAAGAGGCACGGCCTCCGCGTGCTGACCGACCACCTCGCGCCCGGTTCGTGGGAGCACGCGCGGGACGTCGACGCGAAGGAGTTCGCGTCGGTTTCGGTGCTGGAACTGGACCTCACCGAGGCTTCGGTGAAGATGCGCGGCGAGGGTCCCGACGATCCCGAGGACGAGGTCGTGGCCGATCTCTCGTGGGCAGGGGTGCTGCCGGTGCGGACCGTGTTCGGGGAACCGGAACCGTCGGCGGACCTGGTTTCGGAGTGGATCGTGCCGGATCACGTGAAGGCGCGGGTCGGGTAGCGCTCACCGGCGTGCGATGAAGGACGCTTTCCTGGCGAATTTTGCCAGGAAAGCGTCCTTCATCGCACGCGCGGGAGGGGCTACGGGCGGCGGTGGCGCGGCAGCCGCACGGTGAACGTCGTCGCCCCCGGCGCACTCTCGACCTCGATCGTCCCGCCGTGCGCGGAGACCAGCGAGAGCACCACCGAGAGCCCGAGCCCGGTCCCGCCGTTGCCGCGCGTGCGGGCGGTGTCGACGCGGTAGAACCGGTCGAAGATCCGCTCCCGCGCTTCCGGCGGGATCCCCGGCCCGGCATCGGTCACCCGCAGGACGACTTCCGGCCCGGCCGCCTCGGCGGACAACGTCACCGGCGTGCCGGGCGGCGTGTGCACCGCGGCGTTGGTGAGCAGGTTGTCCAGCACCTGCCGCAGGCGTACCGGATCCGCTTGCAGGACAACACCTTCCGGGAGCGCGCCGAGGCTCAGCGGATGCTCCGGGCGGCCGGCGGCGAAGGCCTCCCCCGCGTCGGTGATCAGCTCGGCGATGTCGACGTCGACCAGCCTCAGCGGTGCCTCGGTTTCCGGCGCGTCGAGCCGCGCGAGGAGCAGGAGGTCGTCGACGAGCACGCTCATCCGCTCGGTCTCCTCCCGGATCTTCGACAGATGCGCGTCGCGTTCGGCGGGTTCGTTCGCCGCGGCGTAGCGGAAAAGCTCGGCGTAGCCCCGGATCGACGTCAGCGGCGTGCGCAGTTCGTGGGAGGCGTCGGCGATGAACCGCCGCAGTCGTTCGTTCGCCTCCCGGCGCGCGACCAGTGAGGAATCGAGATGCGCCAGCATCAGGTTGAACGCCGTCCGCAGCTCCTCGACCTCGGCTCCGCCGCCGCTCGCCCGCGCGCGCACCGGGAGATCGGCGTTCGTGGTGAGGTCGTGCGACGCGATGTCGTGCGCCGTCCCGGCCATGTCGCTCAGCGGCCGCAGGCCGCGCCGCAACACCAGCCGTCCCGCGATCACCAGCACCGCCAGCGCCAGCAGGAACGCGACGACCTCGACCATCACCAGCTGGCTCACCGTCCGGTCCAGATCGGCCTGCGGTGCGGCGCTGACCAGCACGATGTTGCGGCTCGGCTCGATCGGGCAGGCCCGGACCCGGTAGGTGCCCTTGTCCTCGATGTAGACGGTGCGCAGCACTTCGGTCCGTGTCGCGTCCTCGGCGACCTTTTCGAGCGCCTTCGTGTCCGGCGGCAGGGAACCGCCCGCCTGCGGCAGCGCGTCGCCGTCCCGCACCGCGAACACCGCGGAGAACCAGCCGTAGGCCTGCTGCGGTTTCCCGCCGTGCGTGGTGCGCAGCGACGGCACCTGGCTGATCTGGGTCTTGGCGAGCTGTTCGTCGAGCCGATCGTTCAGATAGCCCTTCATGATGCCGACCATCACGGTGCCGACGACGGCGAACACGACCAGCGCCAGCACCCCGAGCCCGAGCGCCAGCCGGGTCCCGAGCCGCGAGCGGCGCCAGGCGTCGTACCACCGGCGCAGCACGGTCATCTCGCCGCCTGCCGGACGACGTAGCCCACGCCGCGCACGGTGTGGATCAGCGGTTCGTCGCCCGCGTCGAGTTTCCGGCGCAGATGCGAGATGACGAGTTCGACCACATTGGACCGGCCGCCGAAGTCGTACTCCCAGACGTGGTCGAGGATCTGCGCCTTGGTCAGCACCGACGGCGAACGCCGCATGAGGTAGCGCAGCAGTTCGTACTCGGTCGGCGTCAGCTCCGCGGGTTCGCCGTTGCGGACGACCTCGCGGGTGTCCTCGTTCAGGGTCAGGTCGCCGACCCGCAGCACCGCCGCCTTGGCCTGGTGGGTGCTCCGCCGCAGGACCGCGCGCAACCGCGCCATCAGTTCCTCGACGGAGAAGGGCTTGACGAGGTAGTCGTCGCCGCCGCGGGTGAGCCCGGCGACACGATCCGCCGTCGCGTCTTTCGCGGTGAGGAAGACGACGGGCACCGCCGTTCCCGACTCGCGGAGCTTGTCCAGCACGGTGAACCCGTCGATCCCCGGCAGCATCAGGTCGAGCACGACGATGTCGGGCGCGAATGCGGCGGCGCGTTCGAGCGCGGCCTCGCCCGAGCCGGCGGTGACGGCCTGCCAGCCCTCGTAGCGGGCGACGGTGGCCACGAGGTCGGCGATATGCGGCTCGTCGTCCACCACCAGCAGGCGGACGGGGTTGTCGGTGTTCACCACGCCATCCTCCGTGAACGCGCGCGCGAGGGCGAGGCGGGCGCGCATACGACAGGAAGCCGACAGCTTCCGCCGAGAGAAGTCACCGGCACCGGGCGCCCACCGGGCTGCTGCTTCGGCTCGCTTAAACCGTTGGCCGGGCTTCGCGGGCTCAGGCAGACTGCGGCGTCATGACCTGTGTCGTACAGAACTTCTTCTTCGACTGCGCCGACGCCTGCGAACTGGGCCGGTTCTGGAGTGAGGTCGTCGGCAAGCCGATGACCGAAGCCGGCGACTCCGAAACGATCATCGAGATGGACAACGGCGTGCACTTGTACTTCGGGCAGGTCCCGGAGCCGAAGACGGTGAAGAATCGCATCCACCTCTGTCTTCAGCCGGACGTCCCGCGCGACGAGGAGGTGGAGCGCCTGCTGAAGCTCGGCGCGACCCTCCTGCACGACCGCCGCAACCCGGACGGCACCGGCTGGGCCGTCCTCGGTGACCCCGAGGGCAACGAATTCTGTGTGCTGCGCAGCGCCGCCGAGAAGGCCGCCACCTCATGACGGACTACGTGACCGTCAACCGCGCGAACTGGGACGAACGCGCCCCCGCGCACGCGGCGTCGGCGGATTACGGCTACCAGAAGTTCGTCGCGGACCCGACGCACCTCAGCGGCGTGGTCACCTTCGACCGGCCGTCGCTCGGCGACGTCTCCGGCGCGCGCGGAGTGCACCTGCAATGCCACATCGGCACGGACACGCTTTCCCTGTCCCGCCTCGGCGCACGCATGACCGGCCTCGACTTTTCCGCGCCCGCGCTGGAGATCGCGCGACGGCTGGCCGCCGAGACCGGTGCGGAGATCGACTACCACGAGTCCGATGTGTACGGTGCCGCCGACGTACTGGGCGCCGGGGAATTCGACCTCGTCTACACGGGAATCGGTGCCCTCTGCTGGCTGCCCGACATCGCCCGCTGGGGACAGGTCGTCGGCGCGTTGCTGCGGCCGGGCGGCCGGTTGTTCGTCCGGGACATGCACCCGATGCTGGGCACCCTCGACGAGACGCAGCC encodes the following:
- a CDS encoding PLP-dependent aminotransferase family protein, encoding MSDTALPVSLDRDSLVPLAVQLADALRAAAGDGHLRGGDRLPSTRALASRLGVSRTVTSAAYEQLHAEGWIAGRHGSGTYVTTTPPADRPSKGPAPGTPATPPALVDLTPGVPWADGVEKAAWRRAWRAAADPRPTYREDRVGLLAYRDAVSEHLLRHRGLAAGTVLATGGTTAAVIELAGAVLSRGDRVAIEEPGYQRAVQAFRRAGMRVVPIPVDEEGLRPDAVPADVRAVFCSPAHQYPLGSRMSASRRVELVELARAEGMLVIEDDYDGELRFDVAPLPLLAALAPDVVAHLGTTSKILTPALGAGWMVAPSQVAAAVLEYREATGTRPSPAGQRVLAELARHGDLGRHLRKLRRELSERRSLVSAALTSAGIPVLGDDAGAHLVVPCGSAADEAARMAAAERAGIRLDGLARHFAGTPTVFGILIGYAGCSREALRSVLEPLITVLG
- a CDS encoding pyridoxamine 5'-phosphate oxidase family protein, which translates into the protein MSTPLSPTGRTTLGRKKNRALSDRSALYAVLDEGLICHLGVVRDGAPLVVPTGYGRDGNTLYLHGSTGARSMRDSDGAEVCVTVTLLDGIVYARSVNNHSMNYRSAVILGKAAAVTDADRKRHGLRVLTDHLAPGSWEHARDVDAKEFASVSVLELDLTEASVKMRGEGPDDPEDEVVADLSWAGVLPVRTVFGEPEPSADLVSEWIVPDHVKARVG
- a CDS encoding VOC family protein, whose translation is MTCVVQNFFFDCADACELGRFWSEVVGKPMTEAGDSETIIEMDNGVHLYFGQVPEPKTVKNRIHLCLQPDVPRDEEVERLLKLGATLLHDRRNPDGTGWAVLGDPEGNEFCVLRSAAEKAATS
- a CDS encoding HAMP domain-containing sensor histidine kinase, translated to MTVLRRWYDAWRRSRLGTRLALGLGVLALVVFAVVGTVMVGIMKGYLNDRLDEQLAKTQISQVPSLRTTHGGKPQQAYGWFSAVFAVRDGDALPQAGGSLPPDTKALEKVAEDATRTEVLRTVYIEDKGTYRVRACPIEPSRNIVLVSAAPQADLDRTVSQLVMVEVVAFLLALAVLVIAGRLVLRRGLRPLSDMAGTAHDIASHDLTTNADLPVRARASGGGAEVEELRTAFNLMLAHLDSSLVARREANERLRRFIADASHELRTPLTSIRGYAELFRYAAANEPAERDAHLSKIREETERMSVLVDDLLLLARLDAPETEAPLRLVDVDIAELITDAGEAFAAGRPEHPLSLGALPEGVVLQADPVRLRQVLDNLLTNAAVHTPPGTPVTLSAEAAGPEVVLRVTDAGPGIPPEARERIFDRFYRVDTARTRGNGGTGLGLSVVLSLVSAHGGTIEVESAPGATTFTVRLPRHRRP
- a CDS encoding class I SAM-dependent methyltransferase, which codes for MTDYVTVNRANWDERAPAHAASADYGYQKFVADPTHLSGVVTFDRPSLGDVSGARGVHLQCHIGTDTLSLSRLGARMTGLDFSAPALEIARRLAAETGAEIDYHESDVYGAADVLGAGEFDLVYTGIGALCWLPDIARWGQVVGALLRPGGRLFVRDMHPMLGTLDETQPMITPRYPYFEQAEPLVFDEPGTYVDTDVSFQHNRTHEWNHGLGEIVMALLDAGLTLTRLTEHDSVPWNALPGFMTLNEATEEWRLTADPQRLAASFTIEAVKGSR
- a CDS encoding response regulator transcription factor, giving the protein MNTDNPVRLLVVDDEPHIADLVATVARYEGWQAVTAGSGEAALERAAAFAPDIVVLDLMLPGIDGFTVLDKLRESGTAVPVVFLTAKDATADRVAGLTRGGDDYLVKPFSVEELMARLRAVLRRSTHQAKAAVLRVGDLTLNEDTREVVRNGEPAELTPTEYELLRYLMRRSPSVLTKAQILDHVWEYDFGGRSNVVELVISHLRRKLDAGDEPLIHTVRGVGYVVRQAAR